The following proteins come from a genomic window of Falco cherrug isolate bFalChe1 chromosome Z, bFalChe1.pri, whole genome shotgun sequence:
- the PLCXD3 gene encoding PI-PLC X domain-containing protein 3 isoform X1, translating to MASSQGKNELRFADWMAALPSSIHRTPLTNLAIPGSHDSFSFYIDEASPVGPEQPETVQNFVSVFGTVAKKLMRKWLATQTMNFTSQLGAGIRYFDLRISTKPRDPDNELYFAHGLFSAKVKEGLEEINAFLTDHPKEVVFLDFNHFYGMQKYHHEKLVQMLKDTYGNKMCPAIFAHEVSLQYLWEKEHQVLVFYHSPVALEVPFLWPGQMMPAPWANTTDPEKLIQFLQASITERRKKGSFFISQVVLTPKASTVVKGVASGLRETITERALPAMMQWVRTQKPGEGGVNIITADFVELGDFISTVIKLNYALDEVTREKLRLHYTTHAVSQLV from the exons GGTCTCATGACTCATTTAGCTTCTACATTGATGAAGCCTCTCCAGTTGGGCCTGAACAGCCAGAGACGGTCCAGAATTTTGTGTCGGTTTTTGGGACTGTGGCTAAAAAGCTGATGAGGAAGTGGCTGGCTACACAGACCATGAACTTCACCAGCCAGCTGGGGGCAGGTATAAGGTATTTTGATCTTAGAATTTCCACCAAGCCCAGAGACCCAGACAACGAACTCTACTTTGCTCATGGTTTATTCAGTGCCAAAGTCAAGGAGGGTCTGGAAGAGATCAATGCATTTCTCACTGACCACCCAAAAGAAGTGGTCTTCTTGGACTTCAATCACTTCTATGGGATGCAGAAGTATCATCATGAAAAGCTTGTCCAAATGCTCAAAGACACGTATGGGAACAAAATGTGTCCTGCGATATTTGCCCATGAAGTCAGCCTCCAGTACCTGTGGGAAAAGGAACACCAAGTGCTGGTGTTCTACCACAGTCCAGTGGCTCTCGAGGTACCATTTCTTTGGCCAGGCCAGATGatgccagctccctgggcaAACACAACAGATCCGGAAAAACTGATCCAGTTCCTCCAGGCGTCAatcactgaaagaagaaagaagggctCCTTTTTTATATCTCAAGTAGTGCTGACACCAAAGGCTAGTACAGTGGTGAAGGGGGTTGCAAGTGGTCTCAGAGAAACAATCACAGAAAG gGCTCTTCCTGCAATGATGCAGTGGGTCCGAACTCAGAAACCAGGAGAAGGTGGTGTGAATATTATCACCGCAGATTTTGTAGAACTCGGTGACTTTATCAGCACAGTAATAAAGCTCAACTATGCCCTGGATGAAG TCACACGTGAAAAATTGCGACTGCATTACACAACACATGCAGTGTCTCAGCTGGTGTAA